The Clavelina lepadiformis chromosome 3, kaClaLepa1.1, whole genome shotgun sequence region CGTTTGGGCTACAGGTATCATATCACTGCTATACTGATAACATCAAAATCACTTATTAATTTCAAACTGTACATTATTAGACAaatcattaaattaaaaaaagtgttTCTACAAATGAAATGCTAAAAATGTCCAACCTTGAGATAACGTCGTAAATATTGATAATAAGCATTCAGTTACTGTTACTGTAGAGCAGTAGTCTTCAacctttttgtaaaattatccCCTTTTCGGAGTTTTGGGTCAAAATTGACCctatggttatttttgtaagaatGTATTTGCTTCTTGCAATATACAAAATGCTCTGAAATTATCACAACAAGAAAGAATAATCAGAAACAAAGCAAGTATGACCTTATGCAATAATAGCGCGATAAATAACAGATGCATAATCATAAAACCaacaacttggaagacaatggaaacagcGTCTTGCACCACCTTAAGAAATAAAGTCGTGCCCAACTTTAAAAATTGCCACAATTGCCCCTTTGATGGACGATATCGCCTCCGTTGAATAACGCTGCTGTAGATCATTCGGCACGCTGTTTATTCAGTGTGGACTCAAATTTCTTCTAGATTAgtgaatattaaaaaaagatgaatgctttgtttataatttgcttttatttctcattgtttttataaaatatttatgatttacttctaaagataattttttgcttttatgaaattatttcAGGCTATagctgttaaaattttatttatatgtcACCAAATTCCACGTTATTTCACTTGTGTGTTTTGCGATTGGTTCGCCGACAATTCCTTTGTAATTAGCAGACGAACGTACGCAGACTATTTGTTTACCACTGCATGTCAGTCTAGTATCAAATCTGGCTGGAATCAGGACCCTGGAAAATCGCCACCGAAATGTTGTTGAAAGTTTATTCCAACTGGCTGTTGATCAAAGTCACCTATTCCTTCAAATGTCGCTTAGCTCCTTGTAAGCTGTCAAGACTTCGTTTCCGGCATCCATGGAGGAGCAACACTCAGTTCCCAAtgatttgatttaatttttcacACAGTGGTTAAGACCACCCCCTGGAGGGTGAGAGAGGTCACAGTCTGTCTTCAGACCATGAAAAGGTGGTCTGAAGACAGATTGTGAAATATAATACGTGAAATTTAGTATTTGATCTGTGTATTTACCTTCAATGttaatgaaacattaaagatTTCTTTCGTCCTTAATAGATTGAAGAGTTTTGTTGACAAATTCAAGATTTCATCGCCTTTGATTATTCTGCCACCAACTTCTTTCGGCTCTGTGCATTCATCAAGAAGTATATGGAAAAAAATACGCAGATGTTCTTTGAAGTCGCCTGACATGTCTGAAACTAACaacagtttttcaaaaatggcAACCAGATGTACGGtacaaaatattacaatttCATTTGTGCAAATTGTAATTGCTTTAAAACCAAACCTTTAACTTGAGTGGTGTTTTGGCGATGACGTTTGTCCTTATTATCGACAATTGCACCAGGGTATGGAAGTAGAGTGCATTCCACTTGACGAAAAACTTTAGAAATCTTGTCTCGTATCGCTATCAGGTCTTCATCagtaacttttttgttttgaagttcTTCTTCCATGTATTTTCTTCCACCTTCTACTCCACATTGAAACTCGTCATCAGTCCAGTCTCGAACAAGTAGCATTAGTGACTACAAATGCCATATAGTAcaacattaattaattatcaaaaaaaatatattttggttATATAATTTAGCACTACCTGAAATATCTGTCCGCTTTCAGTTTTAGTACCAGCCCTTTCAGTATATGAAGTGAATGCCTAAAAAATTAGATTAACCAGTAACTCtaacattttaaatacatttttgcaCTAATGACGCCAGTATTGAATAATTATGTATACAGCTAAAGATTCCAGCTTCtgttcatttatttcatcCTTCATGTTATAGATCTGAACGGAGCTTAGTAAAGTGCTGAAGGCAAAAATGTCTGAATCGTTTTGTTTCCCAGTGCTACTATATGCTCCTTCAGTATCGAATAAGATGACTGCCACCTGCAAAAATACAACGTATTGGGTtacttgaattttttgtttttcaatgaaTCATTGCTTAAGCTAAGGTTGTTGGTATGGTACGATATtctttatccttggactgaggaaagtctttgcagaACTTAACCCGGCAATGATTCCTCGCTCGGTCAAACACCAGTCACCAAGCTAGCCTTAGTGCAAATTCAAGTGCATTGTcactcatttttttattttggtttgttgatttttttatagtattgccctaatttaaaacttttcaccaggtccactgaacaggagccaTGTGTCATTAATGCCTTGGCCAAGAGCATAACAATAACGCCCCTGGGTATCAAACATGGAACACGAGCCGCATTTTTGCAAGGCCAGCTCTTGGACCACTCAGCAACAAGATTAAGGTACACTGATATTGTATTAGTGATACAGAGGTCCTAGCATGTAATGAAAGCAACTAACAACAGTGATGAATGTGAAGAACcaagttcacaagactgttaATCGGAATCTCAAGCATTTTTTGCAGATTTACCACTAGCGCTTAGCTTGATTAAAACGATCTAACTGCCAAGCTTGTTCGTAGCTACCAACTAATCATAAACTGAATTCAGTTGGTACAAGTGGTCCACTTAATTTTTCACCATTGGCCATGAGGAACGACAAGTATGCTGCTAACCTTGTCGTAGAGTGGTAAGACAATATgttaacaaacaattaatgGATGAATGTGAGAGTATGACAAAGCACTGTAAGGTGCAAACTACATTGTGACCTTAGTGATGCTACAATGGTGGAAGGTTTGCACAGCAACCAAACATATTTGGTGCGGCACCGTAAGCTCACATATTAAACATACAATGATCATGCTTCGTTAGTTAAGTTGACTACAACCAAACATGCTCATTAATGATAaggaaattttatgaaaaaaaagttGATAAACTTTAAAGCTGAGCAACCGCTCTTTAAAATGAGCGTTGTTTTTCGCTCATCAATAAAACACAGAGCACCCATGCTTCATGCTTTTGCTCTTCTGCTTAAAAAAGAACGCGATTGTTTTATCGCTCATGCTCCCAGTGTTTTTagaagttgaaaaatatttatttactaCAGTATTATTAGTGGTTTAATTATATTACTAcagtattattttatcattgtGGGATTTCTTTACCACTTTGCTTTTCTGCTATCAATTTTTTCATTCAGTTCACGTATTATATTATTCAGTTATTAAGTTCAAATTGCCAAACTACTTAAACGACACTTTCTTATAAGCTGACTCAGTACCATACCTTGTGACCATTACTTTTTTGGATTAAGTAAGGTTTGCTCCAAAGCCATATGCCCTGGGTATGTGCTTTTCGTCCACTTTTCCATGAGAAATGTGTAGGAATGGGTGTATCAGGTTCATTCAACCATGCTTCTTGCTTTGAGTCATTATACAAAATGCTTAAGAGTATAGTTAAACCATGTAGGTACAGGTTTGCTTACCATATTTGACTCCAAGTACTTTATTAGTAAACTTAGCAAGAAGGATTTTCCTTCGCGTTTGGCCCCACAAATAGAAATGATCACAACTGGATTGTTCTTGACAGCTGGATGTTTAACCAAATTCATGAGAGTCACTTTATCCATTTCATATCCATTTTCGATTGGTTTCAGAAGTTGTAGTGCGCAACCTGGATCTGTGTCATATGCAAAGAAATAAGGATTGTTCGCTATTGTTTTAGTAAGTTGGTGTGAATATTTCAAACAGTTATTCAACTTGAGTTTTGCATATTGCAAACACATATACTTAAACTCGTCATTCTTGAACATTAATGCATTATTTAGTCACACTTACCAAAACTTACCAGAATTAGGCGCAACAAGTTTGAGAAGAGAAGAGAGCTTTTGTGCCAGGTAATCTGACATGTTACAgttacagtaaattttttattacaaagtttATTAGTCCAACTCATTAAGTTCAGGTTTAAAAGGCTTAGAGAAGTAAAGATGTGTTTACTaggtttgtttttcattgtaaTATCAGCACTGAACTTATctacaagtcattttttaaaacaactcaTATTATGGATAAACTTTACAGTTTTTCTGATTAGTGCCCAACAACTTGCTAACTCTGACATGTTGCTTTTCATAAATTATAGCTCATTGTCTGCACTAAACGTCAGCAACCATTGTGCTCGTTAAACACAATTAGAATGCTCAATCAAGTGTTTTTGTTAGTATCACCATAATTTGCAATGTGCTActaattaaatgtttgttattGCGCTGTTTAGCCATAGTTGCAAATCTTTACCTCAAAGGATGTCTGACTTGCCAACACAACCCACCACATTTGTATAAAGACGAGAATGATCTCATTTAATTTCATCATATTTTACCTGACAtgttggaaatgttttacGTTATTTCATAATTGTCTCATATGCAATGACATTTTGAGTAATTTGCTGTCATGTTTATAACTGTGAAACTATGTGGAGAATAAATTAAGCTTCATAATGAACTACAGATATTTTGTGAGCAGCATTGGAAAGTTATAATCGGCTCTGCAACAGGGTGGTTAAAGCACTGGACCCGCAATAATGCCAACTTGATACCCTGTGACACAATCATTGTCATGCCCTTGAGCAAGGCATTAACCACACTTGCTTCTGTTTAGTGGATCAACAGAACAGTTCTAAAATAGGAcaataagataaaaaaacgaaaaaaataagtgtttaatgaatttgcaCAAAGACTAGCTCGATAACCGAAGATCAAGCGATGAGGAATAAATGCTTGAATTAAGTTGTGCGAAGAGTTGGTCCAAGtataaagattatcataccataaattgtctttaaatattaaattcttgTGCTAGATTCCCGGTTTTGTGTTAATAACAAGTGtaagtattttatttcagaACTAATGTAATTGCAACAAAGATTACAAACACAGGACCAATACTGAATGTACATCAAGCAAATATGTCAAGTTATTTATCAGGAAACATGGCAAATAAAGATGAAGTAAGTGTACAGTGATTGGTTGTtttagtaccgcggtactgcccacctctcGGTATAATAAAAACGAATGCACAAAGAATGACGTAAGATATAGATGGACGCAGTTTTGCCGGTATCATAACAATGACGTCAAACACAAGTGTTACATCGtaaattgtcattttaatttgCCAAATTTGATTTTCGCCTTATCGCGTATTTTTCGCTTGCTCGCGCTGCCATCGTAGAAAGATTCTTTGTTGAGTGTTCATTTGAACCAAAGGCTAAATCAAGCTggtattttgtttaatatcaTAAAGTTTGTCAGTTAAGCTATAGCGACGTGGTAGTTACAGTGCATTGTATAATTTACAGCAGAGCTACTTAACTGACAAACCACGATCCGAATCCGGACCTTTCGAGAATTAAATTGAAGCAGGACCTCAAGCTAATAAGGATGAAATGAATATTAGCTTCCTGTAACGATGTGTTTTTCTTAATTCAATATGCGTTCACTGTTTGGATATTTATTCATGTAATTGAGAGCTTCACAGTATCAGTGCCAGTTTGCTGCACTTccgttgttttgaaaatgaggTACAACTTCTATACAACTTTACCTTTGaaccttttcttttttcttattaCTTTATTTCTCGCCTCTTTTGGTGTATATGTTGTTCATTTTGGTGAGTTGTATTTCCTTGTGTTTCTATGCTTTTGCTTGCACGCAAGTTTTATGTGCTTGGGCCTAAGGCAGTCACTCTGATTACGTTCTTCCCCCTTGGCTGATTAGATCGGGGTGCCGCATGCTAAAATGGGAAGGGTGGCTGACTTTGATATGATGATTCTGAATGTGGCCGGCTGGGTAACGgacgttttttttatttgtagcaTCTGAATCTGAACGAGTATTCTAGTAGACATCCCAGCGCGCAGTAAATTTTGTACTCGTTGTTCCCGTTTTACAAAATGGTGGGATTGACCGTGCGAGTCATTGCAGTAGTGGCTGAAGAAAGCCCGGTTGTTGCAGCAGCCGTTACCTCGATAAGAACCTGACAGTGTACTACAGACCTACCCGCTACATTGCTATATTATGCACTTTTGTGTGCtttactttttgaaaaaagtaccgaatctctgtaccaaattacttttttcaagaaatttcagtcggttccggtactcggtacttttcacgtgattatttcaacATTCTAAAAAGTATGTTTCCAAAAATACATGTCAAGTAATCCTTTACaataattttagcatctgttgatcttctTTAATCTAGCAATGTCAATTataattgcaagcgattaacgtcacatatgttttgacctgcaGTAACCTTTACAAGGGTCATGACTGCGGCAAACATTGCGTTTGCaacagcatcttttacacaaatagTACCGAGCACcgaataacttttttaaaatggtACCGATttcgtcggtacattttttgccaagtaccgttaCCAACGCCCGCCTCTGGCAATCCCGCGtgttaaattaatttacaaTGCACCAAGGCTGGCAGTAACTTTGCATTGTAAATTAAGATGACAACAAGTACCGTTTCATGTTAACGATTAAACTTTACATGGATAAAAAATACCTGGTACCCATTTTGATATTATTGGAAGCCTATTTCTTGGTTGTTAATACTTAcgtaggcctagcctactattTTGATACACTCAcgatcaaaatttttatcggACTTCTGCGAATATTGAGCTGACCTCTAACTGAACTTCTGTTGATAGTAGCCCTAATTCAAGGTGTATGTGCATTTTATGTTATAGAAACAGTAGGTTAAGTTAAATTAATTACCACCCAcgtttaatgaaattttttgcttaaacacgtcaaatgttgtaaaaacccttttaaaacaactttttgtgaAACATCAGTGAGTTATCAACCTATCGCTGATGAGGCTTCGTCCACAATAAGGAAACTCATAATAAACTTTCGAGTTATTTCTGATTTCAATTCACTTTGGAATAACTGCGTCGCGGTTAAAATCCGCGTTGAGCATAAATTGACAGGGGTGGAATCTGACCGTTAGTGAATTATGTACCGATAGGAATTGAGAGCTTACGGGGCCCAAATTACTTCATGGCCCGAGTCCACATTGCATTCTACAGGACCCTTTATGGGCACTTGCCTAGGTCCTACCTAGGCCGCTGTATAGCTCTAAAAATCAAAGGTAGTTTTGGTTTTTTTACTTGCCCTTGTATGATTAAGCTGTTTTAATCAACGACCTCTATGTAGGATTTTTGCTGAGTATATTTACCATAACAATAAACACGATGACAAATATAATCTAATAAAAGCTGATGCTAAGCATTGTAAACTCCCAGAGTATTTTTACACACAGGGCAGGTGTGGGTAGTTTTATAACTGTGATTAAATAGTAAAGGAATGCAGAAGAAAATTGGTCCTACAAAACAAAGAAGAGCGATCAGTGACCAAGCAAAGTCGTTCAGCCTCCTTTTCGTTTTGCtaacaaccgtttgatgacaCGTTGAACAGGTGATTTGTGTGGGGTCGTGTCCAAGGACAGGAGTTTGAATAACAATCTGCTGCTGACCAACCGGGTCTTGGGTTATGACCTGAGCCACGGCTGGTTGAGGATCCGATGTTGCAAAACTGGTTTCCACGTTCGGAGTTGTCTCACACAGGTCATGAAATGGTCGGGATCTGCTCTTTCCGTCCATGttgtaaaattgttgtttAGTTGACAACAGTTTTGTCTCGTTTGATCTTGGATCTATTCTGTGCAGTTCAGATCACAGCTGATCCACGTCCAGTTCCCTTCTCTTTTTGCTCTCACTCCCAGGCAGTGGAGTCAAAGAAGAAGTTAACAAACTACGAGTAAATATCGCACACACCGCTATAACGTGGTGGTAATATCATAAATATTAatagttaaataaataataaagttttcaaaattatttaatcaTATTTGCACATACTTGATCATGGTGTTCtgctttttaagttttgtgaaatacttttatttttctccTGCACTACCAACATTGAAAAGCACTGAATACGTGTAGCTTTAAGTTGGAAGATTTTACATAACTTAGATTCGACTAAATGATCTCAACAATACCCTGGTGCGAAAATGTACACTATAGAGCTGACTGACCTCGTGACATCTGTTTCAACCACGCGTTATGATGGCTAAGAAAGGCTGCATTAACACACATAGCTGAATATACTACATTTTTCTAGAATGGTGGGAACGGTATAAAAATCTTCTATATACTACTTATATATACTACTTTATATTTTCTATAACGGTGGAAACggtataaaaattttctacTGTGACATAATTACAAGTGTTTCGATTTAAACCATTTTGAGAATGTGACATTCAAATCTCCGCTTCAATATTTACTAAAAATATAGTTAACAATTGTGAAGTAATCTTCGTTTTCAAAACACCACAAACGCAATATTTGTGATACGCACGTTTCGCAATATTGaattacaaacaataaatatttttgttgttaaaacaaaaagctCTTTTATAAGCCCCCACTTAAGCGGCAGTAGTTTTGGCAACAAATATGCGACGATTGTCCGCTATAGGTGAGAGTTTGGCATTTGTTGGCTTTGTTTAAGTGATAGCTTATagtttgttaaacattttaattggaATGTTCTTGCGAAAACACTGATACGTTGCGCTACAGAAGATTGTTCTATTTTTTTGTACAGCCGAGTTTGTTTCACTTGTACAAAGCAACTTTCCATCCAAGTTCTTTCGTTTGTTGCTGAATTTTTTCCTGTTCCGAATTCAGCAATTTTAATATCATCTATGGTTGGTGGCTTTGTTTACTTCTACATTTCACTGAGACAGGTAATATGCGCAGGTGTTTGGTTTCTTTTCACAAAGCTTCGAATCAACTTATCATATGTAGCCAGCAGTAAATCTCATGTCGATTGTTATGTTTTTGGCGTAAgcattttttagtttaatttcattttgtttaagTCTTTGACCTTTAATGAACTATTGTAAGACAAAGTTGTAAGTTCCCATGAACATAATTGCAGTAAATCTCATTTGCCCATACCACAGCGATATGTTTGCTGTGTGTGTTTTAATTAACCCTTTCCTTCCCGAATTATTTTCCCTTACTTCAAAAATTCTGAAATTTAGGCCATGTGTTACTTTTGTCTTCCTTATAccaaaactaaagaaaaaattcGGAAATTTTGGTTGCCTTGGCAACAGCGTAATGTTGCCAAATGGCAACATTGGTAAGAAATGGTATGGATATCTGTAAtctttcacaaaacacttcaTAATTTCTTAACACAATTGTAATGTTATCGTTTAGTACATGTtaaaaaaaccaaaatacataTAACTGGCGCCGCAAATTGGCTGTcataaaacagaaaagaaCAAGTTATTGCCTTTCAAAACGTACTCTCTGCTGGCCAAAATTACTTGGTGTGAAAGGCCATAAAGCAGTTGTTGCGTTCATTCAAGCATAGTCCTACGAGGCATTTGCTGCATTGCACCCGGGTGTAGCCAGATGGGCAATATCTGCAACGcattctttttgcaatatgatgAGGCCAGTGGTGCAAACCATCATACCGCACATCTGTAACTGGCAGGGCTTTCTTGGTCTTTTTTGAAGAGCATGTACTTTCATCATTCAGAGATGGTCTACCACGTTTCTTTATCTTTTGCTTTCCTGCCAAAGTTAGAGCAGAAGCGATACTGCTACGGAAATCTTTTAATGGGAGATAACTTGGCTGGTTGTTCTGAGCCAAATGTCTACGATATAACAGCCACGCATTTAGCACTGCTACATCTAAACAATAATACACAATGCGCATGTACCATTTTTTGCTCCTGATGTCTGTGCGATATAATTCCAGCATCATGTCGCACAGGCCTACTCCTCCCATGTGCTGGTTATATTCTTTCACAACGTATGGCCTCTCCACATCGATCCTTTTCTTCTCAGCAACACTCCAGCGCTTGCACTTGTCTGCTGGATCAATGCTGCAGTACGTCGAAATCAAGTGGACAGCTTTGTTGTCGCACCACTTCACAATGCTAACTCCTTCAGTAACTTCACATTTGTAGTCCAGGCTTCCACGTCCGTGCTGTTTCAGTTCTTTATCAGTCTTTAGTGTGCATCCTTTCAGCCTGTTTGATCGGATGGTGCCAACTGACCATATATTTTGCTGTTTGAGTAGACATACAAGATCAACCGAACTGAACCAGTTATCAAAATACACTTTGAAGTTCTTGTCTTCTGGAAGATTGTTTACAAGTCTCATGACAACATTTCCAGCAACGCCTAGGTTTCCAGGCAACTTCATAGCTTTGCCAGTATAAACCATGAAATCGTAAATCATACCAGACATGCCTGCTCTTGCAAATACCTTGAAGCCCCAATGATGAggcttattttttatatattgtttGATCCCAGAACGCCCTTTGAAAGGGATCATCTGTTCATCAACAGAGTGGCGCTCTTCAGGCTCAAGCTGTGACATGGCATCACGCAGTCTTTTCAAAAGAGGGGACACTTTAAAAAGTGGATCGTAGTCTGGGTGGTCACGGGCCTTCATTTCGGCATTATTATTGAAGTGAATATATCTGAGATGATCTTGAAAGCGATTTCTTGACATTATGTCCGCTATCAAAGGAAAGCGAGAAAAATTGGACCAGTATGTGGTATATGCTCTGCAGGGAAACATTCCTGTAAATAGCAATATTCCAAAGAACTGTTCTATTTCCTTTGCTGATGTACCAACAACTTTTCCATCTTTAGCCAGAGCATAACAGTTCGTTTGCTCTGCTATGTACGCCATGCAATCatcgtttaaaaataatttaaaatactgcaATGGTGTCGGGATTTCATCTGGTGGAGTTGAAAATTCACCTTTAAAAGAAACGTCTGGAAATGTGTATGGCTTTTTCCTCCATCTGTACTTTTTTTTCTGCTGTGTATTAGTTTGGTCCTCCTCCGCGTCCGTTTCAGAAGAGATGCAACTTAACAATACTTGATCTTCTTTCTCGTCGATTGAGCCACTTTCCTCCACTTCAATTTCTAATTGCCCAGCATTTATATCTTGAGCTGGATTATAATCTGGATCAACGAGATCATCATCAACATACATTTTCTCTTCATCGTCATCGCCATCCTCTAGATCTGACTCAATTCCATCCGGCAGAAAAATATACTTAATCACGTCATCAACTCCAAATCTCTTAGCCATCTTATATAACAGGAACACAAGGAACTATAAACAGTAATTTTTAACAGATAAGCAGCAATAATCAAAGCTAAAATCAATCCTTCAAATCACACCAAATCACTTACACTCACTCGCCTAACTTACCATTGTTGCCGATtggcaacaacaaaaattaaaaaattctgAAAAGCGAAGTACTTGAAATGGAAGTCTGACCTTCTGGTTATAAGCTGTGCCATTCCTAACCAACATGTTCTCAAACAAAATTGAGGAATATAATCTGTCTATCCCTTATAAACTCTCACTCAACATGTTGCACTTTTAGCAGTTTCTACCAGCTCTCTGAGCACGAGTGTTTGTCAAAGCAAACcaagaaaactaaaaattagTCAAGCGAAACAAAAGTCTCAGAGCAGTCTGATAAGATTATATTTATGACCTAATCTTCCCATTGTTGCTGAATGGCAGCGGATAAGGGAGAAAAGCATCACAAAAGTTGATGTTGCCGAATGGCATCGCTGGGAAGGAAAGGGTTAATCTATAAGAGATCAGGGTCGAAGAACACAGATAGGTTGCGCTACAGATTATTGATCTAGTTCTGTGTGCAGCCGAGTTTGCTTCACTTGTACAAGGCTACTTTCAATCCAAGttcttttgtttgttgctgaattttttcttgttttgtatTCAGCAATTTTAATATCAGCTATTGTTGGTGGCTTTGTTTACTTCTACGTTTCACTGAGACAGATCTTATGCGCAGatatttgctttcttttcACAAA contains the following coding sequences:
- the LOC143450243 gene encoding atlastin-3-like isoform X2, whose product is MSDYLAQKLSSLLKLVAPNSDPGCALQLLKPIENGYEMDKVTLMNLVKHPAVKNNPVVIISICGAKREGKSFLLSLLIKYLESNMQEAWLNEPDTPIPTHFSWKSGRKAHTQGIWLWSKPYLIQKSNGHKVAVILFDTEGAYSSTGKQNDSDIFAFSTLLSSVQIYNMKDEINEQKLESLAAFTSYTERAGTKTESGQIFQSLMLLVRDWTDDEFQCGVEGGRKYMEEELQNKKVTDEDLIAIRDKISKVFRQVECTLLPYPGAIVDNKDKRHRQNTTQVKDMSGDFKEHLRIFFHILLDECTEPKEVGGRIIKGDEILNLSTKLFNLLRTKEIFNVSLTLKVNTQIKY
- the LOC143450243 gene encoding atlastin-3-like isoform X1; amino-acid sequence: MSDYLAQKLSSLLKLVAPNSDPGCALQLLKPIENGYEMDKVTLMNLVKHPAVKNNPVVIISICGAKREGKSFLLSLLIKYLESNMQEAWLNEPDTPIPTHFSWKSGRKAHTQGIWLWSKPYLIQKSNGHKVAVILFDTEGAYSSTGKQNDSDIFAFSTLLSSVQIYNMKDEINEQKLESLAAFTSYTERAGTKTESGQIFQSLMLLVRDWTDDEFQCGVEGGRKYMEEELQNKKVTDEDLIAIRDKISKVFRQVECTLLPYPGAIVDNKDKRHRQNTTQVKVSDMSGDFKEHLRIFFHILLDECTEPKEVGGRIIKGDEILNLSTKLFNLLRTKEIFNVSLTLKVNTQIKY